In one window of Oryza sativa Japonica Group chromosome 9, ASM3414082v1 DNA:
- the LOC4347885 gene encoding monodehydroascorbate reductase 3, cytosolic-like: protein MASEKHFKYVILGGGVAAGYAAREFAKQGVKPGELAIISKEAVAPYERPALSKGYLFPQNAARLPGFHVCVGSGGERLLPEWYSEKGIELILSTEIVKADLASKTLTSAVGATFTYEILIIATGSSVIKLSDFGTQGADSNNILYLREVDDADKLVAAIQAKKGGKAVIVGGGYIGLELSAALKINDFDVTMVFPEPWCMPRLFTADIAAFYESYYTNKGVKIVKGTVAVGFDADANGDVTAVNLKNGSVLEADIVVVGVGGRPLTTLFKGQVAEEKGGIKTDAFFETSVPGVYAVGDVATFPMKMYNELRRVEHVDHARKSAEQAVKAIKGKESGESVVEYDYLPYFYSRSFDLGWQFYGDNVGDTILFGDSDPTSAKPKFGSYWIKDGKVLGAFLEGGSPDENKAIAKVAKTQPPVANIEELKKEGLQFASKI from the exons ATGGCGTCGGAGAAGCACTTCAAGTACGtcatcctcggcggcggcgtcgcagcG GGATATGCGGCACGGGAGTTCGCCAAGCAGGGTGTTAAGCCAGGGGAGCTCGCCATCATCTCCAAGGAGGCC GTGGCTCCTTATGAGCGCCCTGCTCTCAGCAAGGGATACCTCTTTCCTCAGA ATGCTGCAAGACTCCCAGGATTTCATGTGTGTGTCGGCAGTGGAGGAGAGAGGCTTTTGCCCGAATGGTACTCAGAGAAAG GCATTGAGTTGATCCTGAGCACTGAAATTGTCAAAGCTGATCTTGCCTCCAAGACTTTGACTAGTGCAGTTGGAGCAACCTTTACATATGAGATTTTGATCATTGCAACTGGCTCCTCA GTCATCAAGCTATCAGATTTTGGTACTCAAGGAGCTGATTCCAACAACATTTTATATCTAAGGGAAGTAGATGATGCTGACAAGCTGGTTGCAGCTATCCAAGCAAAGAAGGGTGGAAAGGCAGTTATTGTAGGAGGAGGTTACATTGGTCTAGAACTTAGTGCTGCATTGAAGATCAATGATTTTGATGTCACGATGGTGTTTCCTGAACCTTGGTGCA TGCCTCGTCTCTTCACTGCTGATATCGCGGCTTTCTATGAGAGTTACTACACTAACAAAGGAGTTAAGATCGTGAAGGGTACAGTAGCTGTTGGTTTTGATGCTGATGCTAATGGTGAT GTCACAGCAGTTAACCTGAAGAATGGCAGTGTGCTTGAAGCTgatattgttgttgttggtgttgGGGGCAGACCGCTGACTACTCTCTTTAAAGGTCAAGTTGCTGAGGAGAAAGGTGGAATTAAG ACCGATGCTTTCTTTGAAACAAGTGTTCCTGGAGTCTATGCTGTCGGTGATGTGGCCACCTTCCCCATGAAGATGTACAATGAGTTGAGGAGAGTGGAACATGTTGACCATGCTAGGAAGTCTGCAGAGCAGGCTGTAAAG GCAATCAAGGGAAAAGAGTCCGGCGAGTCCGTTGTGGAGTATGACTATCTGCCATACTTCTACTCCCGGTCATTCGACCTGGGATGGCAATTCTACGGCGACAACGTTGGCGACACCATCCTGTTCGGAGACAGTGACCCGACCTCTGCCAAGCCCAAGTTCGGGTCCTACTGGATCAAGGACGGCAAGGTGTTGGGTGCCTTCCTGGAGGGTGGGTCACCTGATGAGAACAAGGCCATTGCCAAGGTCGCGAAAACTCAGCCGCCCGTTGCCAACATAGAGGAGCTCAAGAAGGAAGGCCTCCAGTTCGCCAGCAAAATATGA
- the LOC9269248 gene encoding flagellar radial spoke protein 5 yields MAAAAGLSPRLVVTPGRRSHSHGRRRMCCAAAAAAQGERKTTVRSKEGDAVELCRVVNGMWQVSGPSWGRYETPAAVDAMLRYADGGLSTFDMADIYGPAEDLYGLFINRVRRERPPELLEEIKGLTKWVPPPVKMTRSYVEDNINRSRKRMDVSALDMLQFHWWDYANPGYLDALKHITDLKEEGKIKTVALTNFDTDRLQIILENGIPIVSNQVQHSIVDMRPQRRMAELCQLTGVKLITYGTVMGGLLSEKFLDTNVSIPFAGPPLNTPSLQKYKRMVDAWGGWSLFQALLQTLKKVSLKHGVSISTVAVRYILNQTSVAGSMVGVRLGLSEHIKDTNAIFSLELDEEDMNSITEASNKGRNLMDIIGDCGDEYRA; encoded by the exons atggcggcggctgctgggcTCTCGCCCAGGCTTGTTGTTACGCCGGGGAGGAGAAGCCACAGCCATGGACGGCGGCGGATGtgctgcgccgcggcggcggcggcgcagggggagaggaagacgacggtGAGGAGCAAGGAGGGAGACGCGGTGGAGTTGTGCCGGGTGGTGAACGGCATGTGGCAGGTGAGTGGCCCGTCGTGGGGCCGCTACGAGAcgcccgccgccgtggacgCCATGCTCCGGTACGCCGACGGCGGCCTCTCCACCTTCGACATGGCTGACATTT ATGGACCAGCAGAGGATTTGTATGGCCTTTTCATCAATAGAGTTCGGCGTGAGCGGCCACCTGAGTTGCTTGAAGAAATCAAGGG GCTAACAAAGTGGGTACCACCTCCGGTTAAAATGACCAGAAGTTATGTTGAGGATAATATTAACAGATCTCGAAAGAGAATGGATGTTTCTGCCTTGGACATGCTGCAGTTCCATTG GTGGGATTATGCAAACCCTGGATATCTGGATGCACTAAAACACATCACAGACCTAAAGGAGGAAG GTAAGATAAAGACAGTAGCTCTGACAAACTTCGATACAGACAGGCTGCAGATAATTCTAGAAAATGGTATCCCAATTGTCAGCAACCAG GTTCAACATTCTATTGTTGACATGCGTCCGCAGCGAAGAATGGCAGAACTTTGCCAGCTTACTGGAGTAAAACTTATAAC GTATGGCACAGTTATGGGTGGTCTGCTGTCTGAGAAGTTTCTTGACACCAATGTATCTATACCTTTTGCTGGACCTCCTCTGAATACCCCATCTTTGCAGAAGTATAAGCGG ATGGTGGATGCCTGGGGTGGCTGGAGCCTGTTCCAGGCTTTGCTTCAGACGTTGAAGAAAGTATCATTGAAGCATGGTGTTTCTATATCAACTGTTGCTGTGAGATACATACTGAACCAG ACATCTGTTGCGGGTTCAATGGTGGGTGTGAGACTGGGACTCTCTGAACACATAAAAGACACCAACGCCATCTTCTCGCTTGAATTAGATGAAGAGGACATGAACAGCATCACTGAAGCATCGAATAAGGGAAGAAATCTTATGGATATAATAGGCGATTGTGGAGACGAATACAGAGCATAA
- the LOC9269248 gene encoding flagellar radial spoke protein 5, protein MSSSSSAARTLLSPAAPPVPRRGVVRPARCSGGGGAAAVETAASGAKVCTVSNRGDSLAICRVLNGMWQTSGGWGRIDRDAAVDAMLAYADAGLSTFDMADHYGPAEDLYGLFINRVRRERPPELLEEIKGLTKWVPPPVKMTRSYVEDNINRSRKRMDVSALDMLQFHWWDYANPGYLDALKHITDLKEEGKIKTVALTNFDTDRLQIILENGIPIVSNQVQHSIVDMRPQRRMAELCQLTGVKLITYGTVMGGLLSEKFLDTNVSIPFAGPPLNTPSLQKYKRMVDAWGGWSLFQALLQTLKKVSLKHGVSISTVAVRYILNQTSVAGSMVGVRLGLSEHIKDTNAIFSLELDEEDMNSITEASNKGRNLMDIIGDCGDEYRA, encoded by the exons atgtcgtcgtcgtcgtcggcagcTCGCACCctcctctcgccggcggcgcctcctGTCCCGCGCCGCGGCGTGGTGCGTCCCGCGAGGTGctccgggggcggcggcgcggcggcggtggagacggcCGCGTCGGGGGCGAAGGTTTGTACGGTGAGCAACCGCGGGGACTCCCTGGCGATATGCCGGGTGCTCAACGGCATGTGGCAGACCAGCGGCGGGTGGGGCCGCATCGACCGCGACGCCGCGGTGGACGCCATGCTCGCCTACGCTGACGCCGGCCTCTCCACCTTCGACATGGCCGACCACT ATGGACCAGCAGAGGATTTGTATGGCCTTTTCATCAATAGAGTTCGGCGTGAGCGGCCACCTGAGTTGCTTGAAGAAATCAAGGG GCTAACAAAGTGGGTACCACCTCCGGTTAAAATGACCAGAAGTTATGTTGAGGATAATATTAACAGATCTCGAAAGAGAATGGATGTTTCTGCCTTGGACATGCTGCAGTTCCATTG GTGGGATTATGCAAACCCTGGATATCTGGATGCACTAAAACACATCACAGACCTAAAGGAGGAAG GTAAGATAAAGACAGTAGCTCTGACAAACTTCGATACAGACAGGCTGCAGATAATTCTAGAAAATGGTATCCCAATTGTCAGCAACCAG GTTCAACATTCTATTGTTGACATGCGTCCGCAGCGAAGAATGGCAGAACTTTGCCAGCTTACTGGAGTAAAACTTATAAC GTATGGCACAGTTATGGGTGGTCTGCTGTCTGAGAAGTTTCTTGACACCAATGTATCTATACCTTTTGCTGGACCTCCTCTGAATACCCCATCTTTGCAGAAGTATAAGCGG ATGGTGGATGCCTGGGGTGGCTGGAGCCTGTTCCAGGCTTTGCTTCAGACGTTGAAGAAAGTATCATTGAAGCATGGTGTTTCTATATCAACTGTTGCTGTGAGATACATACTGAACCAG ACATCTGTTGCGGGTTCAATGGTGGGTGTGAGACTGGGACTCTCTGAACACATAAAAGACACCAACGCCATCTTCTCGCTTGAATTAGATGAAGAGGACATGAACAGCATCACTGAAGCATCGAATAAGGGAAGAAATCTTATGGATATAATAGGCGATTGTGGAGACGAATACAGAGCATAA
- the LOC4347886 gene encoding histidine-containing phosphotransfer protein 2 has translation MAAAALRDQLTALLSSMFSQGLVDEQFQQLQMLQDEGGTPGFVSEVVTLFCDDADRIINEIATLLEQPVVNFDKVDAYVHQLKGSSASVGAQKVKFTCMQFRQFCQDKSRDGCLMALAVVRNDFYDLRNKFQTMLQLEQQIQAYDPKQQ, from the exons ATGgcggccgccgctctccgcgACCAGCTCaccgctctcctctcctccatgtTCTCCCAG ggtttggtggacgaGCAGTTCCAGCAGCTGCAGATGCTGCAGGACGAGGGGGGCACCCCGGGCTTCGTCTCCGAGGTCGTCACCCTCTTCTGCGACGACGCCGACAGGATCATCAACGAGATCGCCACCCTGCT GGAGCAACCCGTCGTCAACTTCGATAAGGTCGACGCCTACGTTCATCAGCTCAAAGGCAGCAGCGCCAG TGTTGGTGCTCAGAAAGTGAAGTTCACTTGCATGCAGTTCCGTCAGTTCTGTCAGGACAAAAGCAGAGATGG GTGCCTTATGGCATTGGCTGTTGTGAGAAACGACTTCTATGATCTGCGCAACAAGTTTCAGACTATGCTTCAG CTGGAGCAGCAAATCCAGGCTTATGATCCCAAGCAGCAATAA